The segment CATGCGGTCGACCCGAAAGGTGCGCAACGCCTGCCGCGCCTGGTCCCGCCCCACGAGGTACCAGAACCCGGACCGGAACAGCAGTCCATAGGGCTCAACCCGTCGGTCCTCGGCCCGGTAGCCGAAGCGCACCGAGGCGCGGGCCCGGAGGGCCTCGTGCAGCCGCGGCAACTGGGGCAGCGACGGCAGGGACGCGACCTGGCTGGGGCTGTCGGCGTCGGCGACACCGAGCTTGACCAGCGCTCCGCGCCCGCTGCCGTCGTCGAGGTGGACCCCGGCCACGGCCAGGTTGAGGGCAACCTGCTCGTCGTGGTCGAGCCCTAGGGGCGGCAGGTAGTAGTCCTCGGGCCGGATGCGATAGCCCCACTGCTCCTCGGACTCGACCGGCTCGACGGCGATCGGTATCCCCTCCTCCCGGAGGGTGCGCTTGTCGCGCTCGAACGCCTGACGGCGCGCCTCGGCTCCGTCCGGATAACCCGTCACCGCGTCGGCGATCTGGTGGATGGTCAGGGGCCGCTCGGTGTCGAGCAGCGCCAACACCAGGTTGGTGAGCCGCTCCAGCCGATCACGCCTCTCCACCGGCGCCAGAGTACGCCTCGTCGCGGGATGTCGCCGCTGGCCGCTCCTAGCCCAGGTGACGGAAGCGGAGCGGCAATGTGTCGGTCACGAAGGCTCGCAGCGGCTCGCCACCGTGCTCTCCAATGACCACGACGGCGTAGTTGCCGCTGCGAGGCGGCGCTTGCGCGACGTCGCCAGGAGCGAACTTGCCTTGGAATGCGACCACGCACACCGACCGCTTCGCCTCTTTGGGAGACAGCGTGGTGGGAGGCTGGGTGGTGGACGGCTGGGTGGTGGACGGCTGGGTGATGGACGGCTGGCCGGGGGCCGTGGTCGGTGGCCGGCGCAGCTGCGACAGCCTGACCCGACGCACGCCCAGGAAGCGGCCCTTGTTGTGGACGGCCGTCGTCGCCGACGGGAGGGCCTGGAAGCAGGTGCTGGAACCGGTGCCGAGGCTGTTGTGGGCCGAGGCGCAGCCGCCCAGGGCGACGACACCCAGCGCCAGCCCGACACCGGCCGCGGCAGCTCTACGCAACGAGATCTTCACGCCCTCACCAGGTCAGATT is part of the Acidimicrobiales bacterium genome and harbors:
- a CDS encoding WYL domain-containing protein; the encoded protein is MERRDRLERLTNLVLALLDTERPLTIHQIADAVTGYPDGAEARRQAFERDKRTLREEGIPIAVEPVESEEQWGYRIRPEDYYLPPLGLDHDEQVALNLAVAGVHLDDGSGRGALVKLGVADADSPSQVASLPSLPQLPRLHEALRARASVRFGYRAEDRRVEPYGLLFRSGFWYLVGRDQARQALRTFRVDRM